In Calothrix sp. PCC 7507, one DNA window encodes the following:
- a CDS encoding argininosuccinate synthase, protein MGRAKKVVLAYSGGVDTSVCIPYLKQEWGVEEIITLAADLGQGDELEPIREKALKSGASESLVADVKDSFVKDYAFGAIQANALYENRYPLGTALARPLIAKILVETAEKYGADAIAHGCTGKGNDQVRFDVACAALNPSLKILAPAREWGMSREETIAYGERFGIPTPVKKSSPYSIDKNLLGRSIEAGVLEDPTFEPPEEVYEMTKAIAHTPNEPEYIEIGFQKGLPTTLNGTAKNPVELIEELNQVTGNHGIGRIDMIENRLVGIKSREIYESPAMLVLIQAHRDLESLTLTADVSQYKRGIEETYTQLVYNGLWYSPLKAALDAFIQSTQERVSGFVRLKLFKGNATVVGRWSDNSLYSPDLATYGAEDQFDHKAAEGFIYVWGLPTRIWAQQNR, encoded by the coding sequence ATGGGTCGCGCCAAAAAGGTTGTCTTAGCATATTCTGGTGGAGTTGATACTTCTGTTTGCATTCCCTACCTTAAGCAAGAATGGGGTGTAGAAGAGATCATTACTTTAGCAGCAGATTTAGGACAGGGAGATGAATTAGAACCAATTCGAGAAAAAGCGCTGAAATCAGGTGCAAGTGAATCTCTAGTAGCAGATGTCAAAGACAGTTTCGTCAAAGATTACGCCTTTGGAGCGATTCAAGCTAACGCCCTCTACGAAAATCGCTATCCTCTGGGAACTGCCCTGGCTCGGCCACTGATTGCTAAAATATTAGTGGAAACAGCTGAAAAATATGGTGCTGATGCGATCGCTCACGGTTGCACTGGCAAGGGCAACGATCAGGTACGTTTTGATGTCGCCTGTGCCGCCCTCAATCCCAGCCTGAAGATACTCGCACCAGCAAGGGAATGGGGAATGAGCCGTGAGGAAACTATCGCCTACGGAGAGCGTTTTGGTATCCCTACACCAGTCAAAAAATCCTCTCCTTACAGCATTGATAAGAACCTGCTCGGTCGGAGTATAGAAGCTGGTGTGTTGGAAGATCCGACATTTGAACCACCAGAAGAAGTTTATGAGATGACCAAAGCGATCGCTCATACTCCTAATGAACCAGAGTACATCGAAATTGGTTTCCAAAAAGGTCTTCCCACTACCCTCAACGGCACTGCCAAAAACCCAGTCGAGCTAATTGAGGAACTCAATCAGGTGACAGGAAATCATGGTATTGGGCGAATAGACATGATCGAAAATCGCTTGGTGGGGATCAAATCACGGGAAATCTATGAATCTCCAGCAATGTTAGTGTTAATTCAGGCACACCGTGATTTAGAGAGCCTAACTTTAACAGCGGATGTTAGCCAATACAAGCGAGGTATTGAAGAAACTTACACCCAATTAGTCTATAACGGTCTGTGGTACAGTCCCCTCAAAGCAGCATTGGATGCCTTTATTCAAAGCACCCAAGAGCGAGTATCGGGTTTTGTGCGGTTAAAACTTTTTAAGGGGAACGCAACAGTAGTCGGGCGATGGAGCGATAATTCCCTCTATAGCCCTGACTTAGCTACCTACGGAGCCGAAGACCAATTTGACCACAAGGCTGCTGAAGGCTTTATCTATGTTTGGGGATTGCCAACTCGGATTTGGGCACAGCAGAATAGATGA
- a CDS encoding DedA family protein, whose protein sequence is MSLELISLENIQEFAHQYGYWAIFLGILLESLGIPLPGETVTLVGGFLAGSNELSYWLVLGVAVAGAVIGGTCGYWIGRFGGWNFLLQVGKLFRVSEVRLLSIKEQFSQNAAKAVFFGRFFALLRIFAAPLAGIAEIPFGKFFLYNLAGASVWASVMVTLAFFAGTIVSLEQLVSWVSQFAIAALLILVALIVVPLWWESRQVKRAAGD, encoded by the coding sequence ATGTCTCTTGAGCTGATTTCACTAGAAAACATCCAGGAATTTGCCCACCAATACGGTTATTGGGCTATTTTTTTGGGAATTTTGCTAGAAAGTTTGGGCATTCCCCTTCCTGGTGAAACCGTGACCTTAGTGGGTGGGTTTCTAGCTGGCAGTAATGAACTAAGTTACTGGTTAGTGCTTGGGGTCGCCGTTGCGGGTGCTGTGATTGGTGGTACTTGTGGCTATTGGATCGGTAGATTTGGTGGCTGGAATTTTTTGTTACAAGTTGGCAAGTTATTTCGGGTTTCCGAAGTAAGACTGCTGAGTATTAAAGAACAATTTAGCCAGAATGCGGCTAAAGCAGTATTTTTTGGACGTTTTTTTGCTTTGCTGCGAATTTTTGCAGCACCACTGGCAGGTATAGCCGAAATTCCCTTCGGAAAATTCTTTTTGTACAACTTAGCAGGTGCAAGTGTTTGGGCTAGCGTGATGGTAACCCTAGCATTCTTTGCTGGTACTATTGTTTCCCTCGAACAATTGGTTTCTTGGGTGAGTCAATTTGCGATCGCCGCTTTGCTAATTTTAGTCGCTTTGATTGTTGTGCCCCTGTGGTGGGAATCTCGTCAAGTCAAGCGTGCAGCAGGAGACTGA
- a CDS encoding STAS domain-containing protein: protein MTLKQKVQVVLFKPQGSIDLQGGIALGDEMATVTPQPHQLWVIDLAEVDFLDSSGLVPLVQELKAARQSGCRLVLCNVKAPVRLILELTQLDSVFEIFDTYDDILTIANNNQSLVLAG from the coding sequence ATGACTCTGAAACAGAAAGTTCAAGTGGTTTTGTTCAAACCCCAAGGAAGTATCGACTTACAGGGTGGTATAGCTTTAGGCGACGAGATGGCTACAGTAACACCCCAACCCCATCAACTTTGGGTTATTGATTTGGCAGAAGTAGATTTCTTGGATAGTTCTGGTTTAGTTCCACTGGTGCAAGAACTAAAAGCTGCGCGTCAGAGCGGTTGTCGCTTAGTTCTGTGCAACGTCAAAGCTCCTGTCCGGTTAATTTTGGAACTCACACAACTAGATTCAGTATTTGAAATTTTTGACACTTACGACGACATCCTCACTATTGCCAACAATAATCAAAGTTTAGTGCTAGCGGGTTAA
- a CDS encoding Npun_F5560 family protein: protein MSQSDTSNIQLLSTEVSQLRQDLQLRDQLVQQLSQELFRLVKGNTNFIPQRSESEQDLIQLQTLREQLQAVEQQVTFYQEQITARDTEIYQLRQSVQELTDRSRMLEQVVQELPQIYRRKFEERMAPVREKVAMLQRENRQLQAELQSVSYRLALKTRNTSHVGIDLPSFPRPASEQNSVSAVPNT from the coding sequence GTGAGCCAATCTGACACATCCAACATCCAATTGCTCTCTACGGAAGTATCGCAGCTGCGCCAAGATCTGCAACTCCGCGATCAGCTAGTGCAACAGCTATCTCAAGAACTCTTCCGACTGGTGAAAGGCAATACTAATTTCATACCCCAACGATCAGAGTCTGAACAAGACTTGATTCAGTTGCAGACTTTGCGAGAACAACTGCAAGCTGTTGAACAGCAAGTAACGTTCTATCAAGAGCAAATTACGGCTCGTGACACCGAAATTTATCAATTGCGTCAGTCTGTGCAAGAATTAACCGATCGCAGTCGCATGTTGGAGCAAGTAGTACAAGAGTTACCTCAGATTTACCGTCGTAAATTCGAGGAGCGTATGGCTCCAGTGAGAGAAAAAGTAGCAATGCTACAAAGAGAAAACCGCCAACTGCAGGCGGAACTACAAAGTGTGAGTTATCGGTTAGCACTTAAAACTCGCAATACCAGTCATGTGGGCATTGATTTGCCAAGTTTTCCCCGTCCAGCATCTGAACAAAATAGTGTCTCTGCTGTGCCTAATACTTAA
- the rpsF gene encoding 30S ribosomal protein S6, producing the protein MSLVYETMYILRPDLGEEQVEQAITKYQNLLREQGAEDIQIQNRGKRRLAYEIKKHRDGIYIQFNYTGPGTLIAPLERAMRLSEEVIRYLTVKQEVHEEKAEKVAATA; encoded by the coding sequence ATGTCACTAGTTTACGAAACAATGTACATCCTGCGTCCTGACCTCGGAGAGGAACAGGTAGAGCAAGCCATTACGAAATACCAAAACTTGCTTCGGGAGCAGGGTGCTGAAGATATCCAGATTCAAAACCGTGGTAAGCGTCGTCTTGCTTATGAAATTAAAAAGCACCGCGATGGCATCTACATTCAGTTTAACTATACTGGACCTGGAACCCTGATTGCTCCCTTAGAACGCGCTATGCGTTTGAGCGAAGAGGTGATTCGCTACCTGACAGTTAAGCAGGAAGTCCACGAAGAAAAAGCAGAAAAAGTGGCTGCAACTGCCTAA
- a CDS encoding fumarylacetoacetate hydrolase family protein, producing the protein MAQRYVRVQNQEGQIYYGLLQLSLNVQVLDAPPWLQGQPTDLTLEPDNYQILAPCAPSKIVAVGKNYTDHAAEMGTPVPSEPLIFLKPPTSIIASETEIQYPQLSQRVDYEGELALVIGDRAVDCKPEEAQTKIWGYTIANDVTARDLQKKDGQWTRAKGFDTFCPLGPWIVRELNPGARLQTFLNDDTNPVQSSCIDQMVFSPDVLVSYISHVMTLLPGDVILTGTPEGVGPLHVGDRVRVEIEGIGRLENIVAAR; encoded by the coding sequence ATGGCGCAGCGCTATGTGCGAGTTCAAAATCAAGAAGGACAAATCTATTATGGGTTACTACAGTTATCCCTTAATGTCCAGGTGCTAGATGCTCCGCCCTGGTTGCAAGGGCAACCCACTGATTTAACATTGGAACCAGACAATTATCAAATTCTGGCGCCTTGTGCTCCTTCTAAAATTGTGGCTGTGGGCAAAAATTATACAGACCATGCGGCTGAGATGGGAACTCCAGTGCCAAGTGAGCCACTAATATTTCTCAAGCCACCTACCTCGATTATTGCTTCTGAGACCGAAATTCAGTATCCTCAACTGTCGCAACGGGTAGATTATGAAGGAGAGTTAGCTTTAGTGATTGGCGATCGCGCCGTTGACTGCAAGCCAGAGGAAGCCCAAACTAAAATTTGGGGTTACACCATTGCTAATGATGTCACCGCCAGGGATTTACAAAAAAAGGATGGTCAATGGACACGAGCCAAAGGTTTTGATACGTTCTGTCCTTTGGGGCCTTGGATTGTCAGAGAATTAAATCCAGGTGCTAGATTACAGACTTTCTTGAACGACGATACCAACCCAGTGCAATCTTCCTGTATTGATCAGATGGTATTTTCACCTGATGTTTTAGTGTCTTATATCAGTCACGTGATGACCCTGTTACCTGGAGATGTGATTTTAACGGGGACACCAGAGGGTGTCGGTCCGTTGCATGTGGGCGATCGCGTCCGTGTGGAAATTGAAGGTATTGGTCGCCTAGAAAACATCGTGGCAGCCCGTTAG
- a CDS encoding Tic20 family protein: protein MTWRGSTTVWDRILACLPYLLPLIDGLVFGYVSLLRQFPVLQVLLLPLQPIIQIYGSLGQFGQLIVFFALFFLVVRNEKIVHFIRFNTMQAILLDIIVFLCSIILRIVAIPNVDFAVQTVASTVFLGIVAAVVYSVAQSLTGRYAEIPAVSDAVYMQVR from the coding sequence ATGACTTGGCGCGGGTCTACAACGGTTTGGGACCGTATTCTTGCTTGCTTACCTTATTTATTGCCCCTAATTGATGGGCTGGTATTTGGTTATGTGTCTTTGTTAAGACAATTCCCAGTACTACAGGTTTTACTTTTGCCTCTCCAGCCTATCATCCAAATTTATGGTAGCTTAGGACAATTTGGTCAGTTGATTGTTTTCTTTGCTTTATTTTTCTTGGTGGTAAGAAATGAAAAAATAGTTCATTTCATCCGATTCAACACCATGCAGGCAATCCTTTTAGATATCATTGTGTTTTTGTGCAGCATAATTCTCCGCATTGTAGCTATCCCTAATGTAGATTTTGCTGTCCAAACAGTGGCAAGCACCGTCTTTTTAGGCATAGTGGCAGCAGTTGTTTATTCTGTAGCCCAGTCTCTCACCGGTCGTTATGCAGAAATCCCGGCAGTTTCTGATGCCGTTTATATGCAAGTGCGATAA
- the glyA gene encoding serine hydroxymethyltransferase: MTKTNSDFLNSSDPAIASLINDELQRQRDHLELIASENFTSSAVLAAQGSVLTNKYAEGLPGKRYYGGCEFVDKVEQLAIDRAKQLFGAAHANVQPHSGAQANFAVFLTLLEPGDKIMGMDLSHGGHLTHGSPVNVSGKWFQVSHYGVSQQTEQLDYEQIRELALRERPKLLICGYSAYPRIIDFAKFRSIADEIGAYLLADIAHIAGLVATGLHPNPIPHCHVVTTTTHKTLRGPRGGLILTGDAELGKKLDKSVFPGSQGGPLEHVIAGKAVAFGEALKPEFQTYSAQVIENAHAFAAQLQNRGLKLVSDGTDNHLILVDLRSIGLTGKQADNLVSGVNITANKNTVPFDPQSPFITSGLRLGSPAMTTRGLGVEEFTEIGNIIADRLLSPNSEEVAADCRRRVAALCDRFPLYPHLQIPVPALV; encoded by the coding sequence GTGACTAAAACTAACTCAGACTTTCTTAACTCCTCTGATCCAGCGATCGCTTCGTTAATCAACGACGAATTACAGCGTCAACGCGATCACTTAGAGTTAATTGCTAGTGAAAACTTTACCTCAAGCGCTGTCCTAGCGGCTCAAGGTTCAGTATTGACAAATAAATATGCTGAGGGATTGCCTGGTAAACGCTACTATGGCGGTTGTGAATTTGTCGATAAAGTGGAGCAATTGGCGATTGACAGGGCTAAACAGCTGTTTGGTGCTGCTCATGCTAATGTTCAGCCTCATTCGGGTGCCCAGGCAAATTTTGCTGTGTTCTTGACACTCTTAGAACCAGGCGACAAAATCATGGGGATGGATTTGTCTCATGGGGGACATCTCACTCACGGTTCACCAGTCAATGTTTCGGGAAAGTGGTTCCAAGTTAGCCACTACGGCGTTAGCCAACAGACAGAACAATTGGACTATGAGCAAATTCGGGAGCTGGCGCTGAGGGAGCGTCCTAAGCTGCTGATTTGTGGTTATTCGGCTTATCCCCGCATTATTGACTTTGCCAAGTTTCGCAGCATTGCTGATGAAATTGGTGCTTATTTGCTAGCAGATATTGCTCATATCGCTGGTTTAGTTGCTACTGGGCTGCATCCTAACCCTATTCCTCATTGTCATGTCGTGACAACTACTACCCATAAGACCCTACGTGGACCTCGTGGTGGCTTAATCTTGACAGGCGATGCAGAATTGGGTAAAAAACTTGATAAATCCGTGTTTCCTGGTAGTCAGGGCGGGCCTTTAGAACATGTGATCGCTGGTAAAGCTGTAGCTTTTGGTGAAGCTTTAAAGCCAGAGTTTCAGACCTATTCCGCCCAAGTGATTGAAAATGCCCATGCTTTTGCGGCACAACTGCAAAATCGAGGCTTAAAGTTGGTATCTGATGGCACTGATAACCATTTAATCCTAGTGGATTTACGGTCTATTGGTCTGACAGGTAAGCAAGCAGATAATTTGGTGAGTGGTGTGAATATTACCGCCAATAAAAATACCGTTCCTTTTGATCCCCAGTCACCATTCATTACTAGTGGTCTGAGATTGGGTTCACCAGCCATGACAACCAGGGGGCTAGGAGTAGAGGAATTTACGGAGATTGGTAATATTATTGCCGATCGCCTATTATCTCCAAATTCTGAGGAAGTTGCAGCTGATTGTCGGCGACGGGTAGCGGCGTTATGCGATCGCTTCCCTCTATATCCCCACCTACAAATTCCTGTACCAGCTTTAGTGTAG
- a CDS encoding glycosyltransferase family 4 protein yields MPAQIYHLISFLVAAVVVLWTTPDVKNIGIKSGKVDQPGGRKVHQRPMVRLGGVSIFAGTITSLLVVWWLGGFSGLPPEKEWQIWGVTLGGFGFFLIGLADDLLNLSPLARLVMQVIVASCAWKAGVSIDFITVPAMGIVYLYWLSLPITVIWLVGMVNAINWIDGLDGLAAGVSGIAAVVMLVVALFMNQPAAALIAAAIAGAALGFLRYNFNPAQIFMGDGGAYFMGFTLAAVGVIGLVKIPAFTAVLLPYLILAVPIVDMSAVILARLRHGKSPFSADKRHLHHRLLNAGLSHRWTVLFIYCLTLWVGSLALAVAGIPSGITYACIATSLLSFAIWRVWKLSR; encoded by the coding sequence ATGCCTGCTCAGATTTATCATCTGATTTCCTTTCTTGTCGCCGCCGTAGTCGTTCTCTGGACTACGCCTGATGTCAAAAACATTGGTATAAAAAGTGGAAAAGTAGATCAACCTGGTGGACGAAAAGTCCATCAGCGTCCGATGGTACGGCTAGGAGGAGTCTCAATCTTCGCAGGTACTATCACTTCTTTATTAGTTGTCTGGTGGTTGGGCGGATTTAGTGGCCTCCCACCGGAAAAAGAATGGCAAATCTGGGGTGTCACTTTAGGTGGATTTGGCTTTTTTCTCATTGGTTTAGCAGACGATTTACTCAATCTGTCCCCCTTAGCTCGCCTGGTGATGCAAGTTATTGTGGCATCTTGTGCATGGAAAGCAGGCGTCAGTATAGATTTTATTACCGTTCCCGCAATGGGGATAGTTTACCTCTACTGGCTGAGTTTGCCCATTACAGTCATCTGGCTGGTAGGGATGGTGAACGCGATTAACTGGATTGACGGTTTAGATGGGTTAGCTGCGGGAGTATCTGGAATTGCTGCTGTGGTGATGTTAGTTGTGGCGTTGTTTATGAACCAACCAGCAGCAGCTTTAATTGCTGCAGCGATCGCTGGTGCAGCCCTGGGATTTCTCCGCTATAATTTTAACCCCGCCCAAATCTTTATGGGAGATGGTGGGGCTTATTTTATGGGATTTACCCTAGCTGCCGTCGGTGTCATAGGTTTGGTAAAAATCCCGGCTTTTACCGCCGTATTATTGCCTTACTTGATTCTCGCTGTGCCAATTGTGGATATGTCGGCAGTGATTTTAGCGCGACTCCGTCACGGCAAATCACCTTTTAGCGCGGATAAACGCCATCTACACCATCGACTGCTAAATGCTGGTTTGTCCCATCGTTGGACAGTTTTGTTTATTTATTGTTTAACCCTATGGGTTGGCAGTTTAGCATTAGCTGTTGCTGGTATACCTAGTGGCATTACTTATGCATGTATTGCCACTTCATTACTTAGTTTCGCCATCTGGCGAGTTTGGAAACTTTCTCGATAA
- a CDS encoding competence/damage-inducible protein A, which produces MSAEIICVGTEMLLGDILNSNAQYLAKQLAQLGIPHYYQTVVGDNPERIKKVIEIAISRAQILIFTGGLGPTPDDLTCETIADFFGVPLVERPEVIEDMTRKFAQRSRVMTPSNLKQALLPQGADILPNPTGTAPGIIWQPRPGVTIFTFPGVPSELYPMWEETVVPYLKNQGWGKDIIFSRSLRFWGIGESALAEKVASLFDLPNPTVAPYAGKGEVRLRVSAKAASESAAEALISPVEQQIKEIAGLDFYGVDDDTLATVVGRLLRSSKETLSVAESCTGGGLGQMLTEISGSSDYFWGGVISYDNSVKVGLLGVNPEDLDKFGAVSATVAQQMAVGVKTRLSTTWGLSVTGIAGPTGGTDTKPVGLVYIGLAGPNGEVASFEHKFGATRKRDFIRHVSANAALDTLRRKLLTR; this is translated from the coding sequence ATGAGTGCAGAAATTATTTGTGTTGGTACGGAAATGCTGCTGGGAGATATCCTCAACAGCAATGCTCAATATCTGGCAAAACAATTAGCGCAGTTAGGTATTCCCCATTACTATCAAACTGTAGTCGGGGATAACCCAGAACGAATTAAGAAAGTTATCGAAATTGCTATTTCCAGAGCGCAAATTCTCATTTTCACTGGTGGTTTAGGGCCTACACCAGATGACCTCACTTGTGAAACCATCGCTGATTTTTTTGGCGTACCCTTAGTAGAACGCCCAGAAGTCATCGAAGATATGACTCGGAAATTTGCCCAACGCAGTCGAGTCATGACCCCTAGCAACCTGAAGCAAGCTTTGCTTCCCCAAGGTGCGGACATTTTACCCAACCCCACAGGAACAGCTCCTGGTATCATTTGGCAACCCCGACCAGGAGTAACAATTTTTACTTTCCCTGGTGTACCATCAGAACTTTACCCGATGTGGGAAGAAACAGTAGTTCCCTATCTGAAAAATCAAGGCTGGGGCAAAGATATTATTTTCAGTCGGAGTTTAAGGTTTTGGGGAATTGGTGAATCTGCTTTAGCAGAAAAAGTAGCTTCCTTGTTTGATTTGCCCAATCCCACAGTCGCGCCTTATGCAGGTAAGGGGGAAGTCAGGTTGCGAGTTTCTGCAAAAGCTGCTTCGGAATCAGCTGCAGAGGCTTTAATTTCACCTGTTGAGCAACAAATCAAAGAAATTGCTGGATTAGATTTCTACGGTGTTGATGATGATACCTTAGCTACCGTGGTAGGCCGGCTTTTACGGTCATCCAAGGAAACGCTTTCAGTAGCAGAATCTTGTACAGGTGGTGGTTTAGGGCAAATGTTGACCGAGATTTCTGGAAGTTCTGATTACTTTTGGGGAGGGGTAATTTCTTATGACAACTCTGTGAAAGTTGGGTTGTTAGGAGTTAACCCAGAAGATTTAGACAAGTTTGGCGCAGTAAGTGCTACTGTTGCCCAACAAATGGCTGTAGGAGTCAAAACCCGTCTCTCAACGACTTGGGGATTGAGTGTTACTGGTATTGCTGGCCCTACTGGGGGGACGGATACTAAGCCTGTAGGTCTAGTTTACATCGGGTTAGCAGGGCCTAATGGTGAAGTGGCTAGTTTTGAGCATAAATTTGGTGCTACCCGAAAGCGGGATTTTATTCGTCATGTGAGTGCGAATGCAGCGTTGGATACCCTGCGGCGCAAGTTGTTGACGAGGTAG
- a CDS encoding type II toxin-antitoxin system RelE/ParE family toxin, with the protein MAFQVRTTQTADAQIEAAYLWLREYNPAYADQWFRGLMNAIASLQEKPRRCILALEHEVFSEEVRQLIYGKSRNTYRILFTIRDRTVYVLYVRHTILDFGFWILDFRLTPRNQVRGLLINFRF; encoded by the coding sequence ATGGCATTTCAAGTTAGGACAACTCAGACAGCAGATGCTCAAATTGAGGCAGCATATCTGTGGCTGAGAGAGTATAACCCAGCTTATGCAGATCAATGGTTTCGCGGTTTAATGAATGCCATAGCATCTCTTCAAGAAAAACCTCGTCGTTGCATCTTAGCTCTAGAACATGAAGTTTTTTCTGAAGAGGTGCGTCAACTTATTTATGGTAAGTCAAGAAATACCTATCGTATTTTATTTACAATTCGCGATCGCACCGTTTATGTGCTTTATGTGCGTCACACAATTTTGGATTTTGGATTTTGGATTTTAGATTTTAGATTGACCCCAAGGAATCAAGTCAGGGGCTTGTTAATTAATTTTAGATTTTAG
- a CDS encoding type II toxin-antitoxin system prevent-host-death family antitoxin, with protein sequence MLNIIRDIHSLSSFKRNTAEFIQQMKESGKPVVLTVNGKAELVVQDAESYQKLLELLEQLETIAGVRKGLEDLEAGRTRPVAEFEQEMQQKYGISS encoded by the coding sequence ATGCTCAACATCATTAGAGATATTCACTCTCTCTCAAGTTTCAAGCGTAATACTGCTGAATTTATTCAGCAAATGAAGGAGAGTGGAAAACCCGTGGTGTTAACTGTGAATGGCAAAGCAGAACTGGTTGTTCAGGATGCTGAGTCATACCAGAAACTTTTAGAGCTTTTGGAACAACTGGAAACGATTGCTGGAGTCAGAAAGGGACTGGAAGATTTAGAAGCAGGTAGGACAAGACCTGTTGCGGAATTTGAGCAGGAAATGCAGCAAAAATATGGCATTTCAAGTTAG
- a CDS encoding DUF2993 domain-containing protein has product MFGGLTGLQDPKGTDWGERMLNTVASQTIRHLFTQSESVEVFVRCYPSSKLLQGSIDSFKMSGRGLVIKRDFAVEEMSFETDAVAIDFGSVLSGKLTLKQSTQAIAQVILSEAGINHAFKAELVTKRLLNLTLPSLTALSGGKPVSFPEVQVQLLPENRLRILAKSDLNNGELIPLSIIVTIAVERRRRVAFKDPQIELDDVPADQKEISQTLSMALVEILDNMVDLDRFDLDGVKMRLNRLETEGQRLIFSGYAEIERIPSSN; this is encoded by the coding sequence ATGTTCGGTGGACTTACTGGTTTACAAGATCCTAAAGGCACGGACTGGGGGGAGCGGATGCTCAACACAGTCGCTAGCCAAACGATTCGCCACCTATTTACCCAAAGCGAGTCAGTAGAAGTCTTTGTGCGCTGCTATCCCTCCAGCAAGCTCTTGCAAGGCAGCATTGACAGTTTTAAAATGAGTGGTCGCGGCTTGGTAATCAAGAGAGATTTTGCAGTAGAGGAGATGTCTTTTGAGACAGATGCGGTGGCTATTGACTTCGGGTCAGTTTTGAGTGGCAAACTGACTCTCAAACAATCTACTCAGGCGATCGCTCAAGTCATCTTATCAGAAGCAGGCATCAACCACGCTTTCAAAGCTGAATTGGTGACAAAGCGTTTGCTGAACCTCACCCTACCCAGCTTGACGGCATTATCAGGCGGGAAACCAGTTTCCTTTCCAGAGGTGCAGGTACAACTCTTGCCAGAAAATCGCCTGCGGATTTTGGCCAAGTCTGATTTAAATAATGGCGAACTGATCCCCCTAAGTATAATTGTCACCATAGCTGTGGAAAGACGGCGACGGGTTGCTTTTAAAGATCCGCAAATTGAACTTGACGATGTACCAGCCGATCAAAAAGAAATTTCCCAAACCTTAAGTATGGCACTGGTGGAAATTTTAGATAATATGGTCGATTTAGATCGCTTTGACCTTGATGGAGTGAAAATGCGGCTTAATCGTTTAGAAACTGAAGGGCAAAGGTTGATTTTTAGCGGCTATGCCGAGATTGAGCGTATACCAAGTAGCAATTGA
- a CDS encoding type II toxin-antitoxin system VapC family toxin: protein MIILDTHIWVWWVDDNERLTKKHREYIEEYQSQGLGVSIVSCWEVAKLVEKNRLVFSCSVNEWLKAALAYPGVQLLNLTLPIVVDSTQLSGFHSDPFDQIIVATARNYECPLLTVDAKILNYSGVETLS, encoded by the coding sequence ATGATTATACTGGATACACATATCTGGGTTTGGTGGGTTGACGATAACGAGCGATTAACTAAAAAACATCGGGAATATATAGAAGAATATCAATCTCAGGGTTTGGGAGTAAGTATTGTTTCTTGTTGGGAGGTCGCCAAATTAGTAGAAAAAAATCGGCTGGTTTTTTCTTGTTCAGTTAATGAATGGCTCAAAGCAGCTTTAGCTTATCCCGGAGTACAGCTATTAAATTTGACGCTACCTATAGTGGTTGATTCAACTCAATTAAGTGGATTTCATAGTGACCCTTTTGATCAAATTATTGTGGCTACAGCCAGAAATTATGAGTGTCCTTTGTTAACTGTTGACGCGAAAATCCTTAACTATTCAGGTGTGGAAACACTTTCCTAA